The following nucleotide sequence is from Coffea eugenioides isolate CCC68of chromosome 10, Ceug_1.0, whole genome shotgun sequence.
aggAACTCActcatgtttagtggcaatgaaaatgaaatgcacactagtgggactgacccatgtttagcggcaatgaaaatgaaaatgcacactggtgggactaacccatgttcagtggcggtgtaaatgaaatgcacgctagtgggactgacccatgtttagtggcaatgaaaatgaaatgcacactagtgggactgacccatgtttagcggcaatgcaaatgaaatgctcactagtgggactgacccatgtttagtggcagtgaaaatgaaatgcacactagtgggactaacccatgtttagtggcaatgaaaatgaaatacacgctagtgggactgacccatgtttagcggcagtgaaaatgaaatgcacactagtgggactaacccatgtttagtggcaatgaaaatgaaatgcacgctagtaggactgacccatgtttagcggcaatgcaaatgaaatggtcactagtaggactgacccatgtttagtagcagtgaaaatgaaatgcacactagtgggactgacccatgtttagtggcaatgaaaatgaaatgcacgctagtaggactgacccatgtttagcggcaatgcaaatgaaatgctcactagtgggactgacccatgtttagtgaccgtgcaaaatgaaatgctcactggtgggactaacccatgttcagcggcaatgcaaatgaaatgctcacttgtgggactgacccatgtttagtggcagtgaaaatgaaaggctcactagtgggactgacccaacggctagtggcgatgcaaaatgaaatgctcactagtgggactgacccaacggctagtggtagtgtaaatgaaaggctcactagtgggactgacccaaaggCTAGTGACAGTGTAAATGAaaggcgcactagtgggactgaccaaCGGCTAGTGACACTataaatgaaaggctcactagtgggactgacccaacggctagtggcagtgtaaatgaaaagCTTACTAGTGGAACTGACCCAACGCTagtggcaatgtaaatgaaaAGCTCACTAGCGGGACTGACCCAATAGCTtgtggcagtgtaaatgaaaggctcactagtgggactgacccaacggctagtggcgatgcaaaatgaaacgctcactagtgggactgacccaacggctagtggcggtgcaaaatAAAATACTGGTATGTATGAAAAAACTGCATAAGACTTGCTtgaaaaaaattatccaaatatTTGCCcaagtgtgatgaattggtcagtgggattaaaccctagcctgccttgagaatcggtcaatgggataacacccgagtctgccttgagaatcggtcagtgggattaaccCCGAGGCTGCCTTGAtgattggtcagtgggataacacccgtGTCTGCCGTGAGAATTGGTCAAAAAAATTAAGTGTGATTGTCAAAAAAGagggggatagaagggtgcgcggcgtaTGTTGAGACATTGCCAAcaagaatttaatttgattttccaagaaacaagaaattaaatttgattttttcgatttttttttattttttgatttttttgatttttttgatcttttcgagagaattttttcaacaaaaatttgccccaatgtaggatctttttcttctttcttcttgtttctctttttccagtatcggccttccacatcactgGATGCTTCTTCATCATGTTCaaccatgaatacctgcacagggggatCACCAAAGTACAATATGCACTTGAAtctcttattttgaaaattaatgcaactactactcatgaaaagagcagcgtgattgattcgaaattctcaaatgtattacaaaaaaATCTGCCCCAATGtgagcttattttgtgaaatctcatGAATAAAAATTTGCCCAAATGTGGGCCCCTTTTGCAAAATctctcaaatgaaaatttgccccagtgtgggcctatttaattgcaaaaatttgttttgataactctccatttatttaaacaaagtaagaaactatgtttcctaacagaaaatttcatgatgaatttcttgaaataatACCAatttacagaagatttcttccttttcttagcatcgatgcttagagtaatgggtcaccacttcttgttaacTCGTCTTTCCggaccaatcaagtgatcttatttctgattttgaggtggctaaggaaaatgagaagtcaagatttgtcttgttcttgtgcccaaaattgtatgtaattcattcaacatcacatcttagtgaaaccaaagagtttgtcacccctatttttaagaaaacttattcaacatataagctttataagcttgcaacatatgggtagaaacgatagctaacatgtgaaaactggttatacccttatgatcacaaatgattgatggatttcttatgagcataatcctcactttgggttgtcatgaaggataagtcagcgatggactttatgagcctGTAATGTgatttgaaaacgatagttaaggaataagactttcaaggacattgcaccgaagatcgcatttttccaaaattgcccctattttgaactcaaagatcttaGATTTGGTGACTTTCATCATCACTTAACGGGGATTTCACCATCAAAtctttttcatttcctttgcatttatttttcgcctttcccttttcttttcttttcaaaggtgCCCTGGTGGATTTTCAGATGATGAGTAATGTCAACTTCAcagctaatcaattcagaaatacatctaAACAATTTCCTAGCATCGGTATATgcgcatcacttgccaattaattagaaagtttcttaatagagatattgcaaagaacggaagtcaggactttcggcttttgtaatggggtctgatggggtgcttagaaaagttaaggcttgaaagcggattttcaaaagtggtttaaatgatctgagatcgcattattatatcaacccttttttagggttaaatcataACTTGCCCtagtttattctcaattgaggctctttttctctctcatttttctcttttctctcttttttttccttttgatttttccttcggccttctgccattcctttgaaatttttcaaaaatttaccCCAGTCTATTTTTGAACTtaggttctcttttctctttttcttttgattttattgctttatcacttttcacttcttgagacttttcccttttcaactcaaacttgccccagtgtagggtttgcgattctcaggggttgccaaacgaaatgatttattctgaaggcttaaaagggataactagggatagaatatttgattgaaaaagaagagggtctgacttttattccgttccttacattaactctgaaaggaaactttcattaatgggaaatttcttgcttgtatctgaattaactgactgaggaagactcttgttcatccatatctgtgaaacataggtgatccgccggacaaaactcttccttttctttttctctttcttcttctttccctttcttctctttttttttcataattgaagcccaggtagaatcaaattttcctAATTTGTGGTCCCCTCTCTTTAATTTTATCATCTTTTGcccccctttcttttcttttcttttcttttgaaaaattcgCCTATCTCCTTCCCCGGTATGGGGTACGATCATAGGTGCTCTTGAAAGgaaccacccattttagctcaaaCGAGGGTGCAAGGGACGaatagtgtttaggttgtagaaacgatggccaaagcatcattcttacacttcatgacaatCAAAGTAACAAAATActcattgagaatccattccccttttgatatttgaaaatcttccaatatagggtagtgattaTCAAgactcttatttgaaacgaaattattcttttaaggctcaaatgggagacaAATGATAAAagtctgtatagatagagaaatgaacgcttgaagtatcattccaaattttccaaacaaataagaataatgcacatttttgctttcacttagatgtgattgaatctggttagaccagtgagcattttcaagcaaagattgccccaatttccaatttatcaatcaatgtgactgatttttggaGGGGGCAAATAAAGGTGGGCAAAATaggaattgtacagtgaaggagaaaaggtatctcattgagcCTTTTGAGtaacctcttttaattttgagcactcttactGTACAGTTTgaatcaccaatctagtgtatgcaGAGAATTTAGAAaacatacacttgtgaattttcagacaggaggttgaaaaatctcaatttggtcttattttttaaaattcatcatgaaatccctcaaatagccaaaaaaagaatgaaatatacatgattatatacaaaacaacaattgtataaataaaaaactttattgctgaaaaagtttgaaacaaaatttctacaaatgagaagagaaagacttctgaagagctccacatatacacacttTTTGCCTCCTTTTTGGaacataattttttattttctttgaaaaataatgatgaagtcacttagaggctttagcctagcgcttccaaatagatccttcatgttttcattgcagggtccgcccaagaatcaagtaatacttctaattttcaaactttattagatcaaaattgttatcagatacagaaaaatattttcactttattgtaatatttttatgaatgcaggggggagggggaaaaataaaagaagaaaatacccagagttagtaagcaaaattgtaaaatcagtatgcatgtcctatgggggagccatttttgtgccaagggtaggcctagaatgaggaTGCAATTCTCTAGGGTAGGcatcatacaatacctgattAATCCGATCAACTAAGGGAgcgaaaaataatttaaaaatttgaccaattggagtgggaaggggacacttgtcccaaaaatgaggacaaagtccgaatggattgcttgttttgatcaacacataaaatgatgtgtGAAAAAAATCTATGCTTAAAAGGATTACATGTCTCAACTAGtttattcagtgaaccttaaacttaaaccctaaaaaggaataagcggGTCAAGAGGatagaatgaaattgatgatttattcaaaattgactagattaccttaaaaagggtaaaatggtcaaatgtattgaatgaaatttgattatttattcaaaattgaatggataaccctgaaaatgaattaaactaatcaaatgaattgaatgaaatcaattgatcaaacagatcgagtgaaatgatgatttattcaaaatcgaccgaattgtcctaaaaataggtaaactggtcaaatggatcggacgaaattgatgatttattcaaaatcgataagattgccctaagaactaatcaaatgaattgaatgaaattggtgatctattcaaaatcgactagattgccctaaaatgggtaaactagccaaatgaattcaaaatcgactaggttgccctaaaaatgaacaaattgataaaatggactggatgaaattgatgaataaaatggtcgaatggattgaatggaattgacagcttatttaaaaatcaatcaatccattggtagtttcaaaaatttattgcgatgcattagtctatgagccttctaatatcaaattttggcctcaatttatttatcgtctcaacagtgaggaaatattggtgaatttcttcaaattaatgtcctttacgcaaggaatttttatcaattttgataaaatggccaaaaagtgattattagacgctcatattccaaagatcgctctatgaaaatgatcggatcctaccttaccttgtgcactacccctttggatggtacaaaaatgtaaacgtgcaagtctccttggattaagtatccgagacacaaggtgacttattcctaacacgggatcccctaaatggcattccccttctatggtttatgcatgatgccattttatcaaagcgcgTAAATATGCAGCacacaaatgaaacgtgacctaaaggaaaCCCCTCTTTGTATGCCGGGGTGAGCCTAAAGTGAAATGCATTCATGCTGCAAAtgcgaagcattgaatttaaacgtgtcacatcaaatagggtaggctcctagagagtaccatgccaggactcttattttctagggtttattaatgcaatggagacaaaaaccaagaaaggttagttcaatcagataaatacacataacacattgtagcgaAGCAATAtaaagagataaagcaataaaggaatagaggggttggatccctccccccgtgaatagtgtccctaatagggtaaggcagactctaccctaggtaaactatcatggatgcataaggtattgactcactaatgcatctagactcaatAGGTTtgaggtccccgagccttcagacttggaaaccaaaggtcatcaatcccaaggttctttgtcggtggttcgagcgattccccagacactgctatgcacacgtcgtgtcacggctacatgtctgagtgaatctatcaaaaatcctcaactttcgactaaaagctaaaggctattaacccaaagcttaaagcggaagattgagtgacccctctgatcatgctacgcacacgtcatgtcgcgatcacacgtccaagtgggtcgcctaatcctaatagggtggagtggcgtgacaagccactaaaagaaaaaataaaggagggataaataataaaagcgtatgcacgtatgctagtgctcggttTGGAgcggagggatcgagaaccaaagtgaggctctagggtaatatccccaacccaaatgcaatgcaaagcgtggaatcacataaataaaccatccatccatcaaaacaatcgtacgccaaatgggtgagggAATGAGTTGATACGCGTGAAATgtaaaaccctaaaaaaggaaaaatgcaaccctaagcatccaaatgcgatatatggaaaggttaaaagaagaaaaaaattgactaaatcaaatttgctcggactctctaagtccccagtggagtcgccagctgtcgtgccccatttttgaaaataaaatgaatgtgAAGTAAGGTTTGAAAATTGGTGATATgtgtggaaaagaaaaaggccatgggacttgaaaatgcgacgatttggccaaaatagtaatttaaaaagggtttttgattggaaaaaatcggagtcgccacttgatatagagttaaggtgtaccaagtcacctaaaaatgaattttaaagaaaaaagtagaaaaccctttttaaacgactccaagtctacgaaaatcagaaaaaaagattcgggagtcacatttgaagaaagggaaggcaaggataagaatccaaggcaccctttcaacctagcaaaggctagttgcgcgatttagtccaagattttcttattttaacctaaagatttattacatttggatgtactatatgaatgcaaaccctagacctaggagggtgtcggggggtcgaaatgtatcttcaaagcttatttggtaccaatcacattaattgtgacgcccaatgaagacctttcgaagaagtcacgaataatgcaaacatatgagactctaagaaaagaaaaggaataaaataattatgcaaatatacatgtcttaaaggagtgcatcatgtcgggtacgggagactaatgttcgtgactcaatttttccttttaatagagggaatatgagcgtgctaaggttagaaaagccaaactcgtccatatcccatatccaaggggttattttcctaatctaatcatGCAAATGGACTAGCCTAGTTCTAACTCTTAAAtgggaatgcaagtctaatgtcatgttttcatgcaaaggggtaagtaatatacatataagggaaaatatagGGAAGGGATATACGTACAAGGATGgatgtcatgcaaaaaatgataaagaCCCTCAAAAGTGAAAATATACATGAGATGAAGTGGTTttgtcacacaatcatgatctaacgtgcagatggttcctaagggtctagcgttggattagcCCTTAACTAAtgttctctcacaagcattggacttgtaagagctcgaagggaagaccatgactagcattggactagccaccgCAACGTACATTCcatccacataatcagatataatactaaaagcaaataggcatgcaaaacacatagtttcacatagcacgtaacacataagcatgcttgtCTAGATGCAGAATCCTAGGGAAGCGATAAACACGAAGGCACACATAAGCACATAGCACagaagccctatctattacatttggggggggagcctactacaatctaagagggggaaacggaataaaataaataaaataataacctagctattacaactttggcattcaagtgcctttcaaatgattaaaattgaactaaaaataaatatacaaactaaagtcaacaaagaaaataaatgaaataaataaataaataataataaaacatttaagaggcatgcaattaaacatgtaaagtcacatagggcacgtagggtaaaataaagtaagaaataagggatagggtgtacctcccttgagtcgggaccctaatggagtgaaattgcttatttatcctccaaaaacaaagaaaaggtcaaggcatcgctttaattgagaaaataaagaaaatatacaaaacacaagctcaattgatcataaagcccttaAAATGATGAATTAAATGCAGTTTAAACAAAGTATGGTGgctaattgaagcaaacaagcaataaagttgcgaaattaaagctgccaaggaccaaatcaCAAATATCAGAGAGTGTTTAGGGCCAAATCATGATTTTTAGAACTTTTGGGGCCAAAATAGAAGGAAAGATAAGTTCAAGGACCAATTTGCAAATTGTAGcggggacccaattgaaagcctTTTAAAAGACTTGGGGTCAAATTATGAAGTCCTAAAACTTTGGGGGACAAATTAGAAAGAAATGGGAAATCACGGGACTGAAATTACAAACTATACAAacaatcatcttctccaaacgGGCAAATTATCAGTTGCTGTTTCGTTCTTCTTTGCAAATAGAAAACAACAGAAAGTTCAACTTCAACTCTAGCCATTCCTGGAACTCGCACAACCTTCCCCTCTCCCAATCTCAATTTGTAATCCGGActcaaaggaaaaggaaaaaaaaaacagaaaaagtgcgcaaagaaaacacatcaaaattaaaaaaacttTCATTTCTATCCTAGAAACCAACTACCATACTCAGACATGTATTAAACTGACCGAATATCCATTTCCCTCACATACAAGACACAAGCCAATCACCCTTCAGGCATAATTTTCAGTCGGGCATTTTGTCAAATGACTAACGGGCATAGATAATTTCAGCAATTCTTGCTTCATTGAAACTGTAATTAGCCccaaaaaatttgtcaaaacacAAGAGATTCCAGTCCAACCAATATACAAAGCATACAATCTAAAATTGTGAGCCATCAAGATGAAATTTATGTTGCACAAGTGCACGGCAGACATGCTCTGAGATTTTCCAATGTTTGTGctaaaatggaaaattgaaattcaaagaGGGAGGACGGCTTACAGCGTTTGCTTGATGAAACTTCGCCGGTGATGATGGTGGATTCGGCGAGGTGGTGGCGGCATGAGCGGCGGTGGTTCCTGGAACGAGGGTCTCGGGGATGGCAGCAGGGGAGGAAGGTGGTGACGATGTTGCTGCTGCCAttgctttctttcttgtttccgTTCCACCTTTGGCCGAAGGCCCTTTTCTTCCTCTGTTCCTTAGTTCGCCGCCTCTTTGGACTTTCTTTCCTTTGGCGCCTCTTTGCTTGTTCCCTTCTCTTCACGAAGCTACCCCCCGGATTTTTCTGGCTCTCCCCGTTTTTTCTCTCCATCCCCGTTGTTCTCCTCTcctggtttcttttctttctctatcGTTTTTTTACACTCTCCCCGCAGCTTTTCCAAGAACCCTAGCCgctgtgtttttctttttctaaaccCTCATCTCAAACCCTAGCCGCCATAGCTCCCCTCTGTTTTCTCTTAGCCGACCTCCCGCCTCTGTTTTTTctcctgtttttcttttcctccccTTCTAGCTTGTTCCTTCCATTTCTTGTTCATCAGACCAAACCTTCTCTAATTGCTTCCTTCCttctttttatttcctttttcccctCTGATTTTTCTACTGCCGAAGCCTCTTTCATTTTTCCAGCTTTTCGTTTCTTTTGCTCTCAGACCGCCGCTCCTCtgttttgttctttttcctCCCCTTTTCCGAAGCCCCTTCCCTCTTTTTATTTCTTAgcttttcttctcctcttttGCCCCTCAGCCGCTAacccttttttccttctttttcccaaaaaaacaATCCTATCCTGCAAGTGTCCAGATCCATCCCCATCTAGGTGAAGTGTTGTCAAATacaaaaagggacacttgtccctattGCCTATTCCCACTTGTCTAACATGCAAGCTTCCACTTATTGTCTTTTGTATTTcgtttatttctttttccttttcttttttctaaaatttagtgtAAAATGCTCTTAAATCGATTACAATAAAATGAGAGACACGaaacataaacaaaataaaataaaacaaaataaaataaaataaaaacctgaaattgaatcaaataagtctaaaaatcaaaatttggtgtctacacaatcaaaaccctaactcaaaattcatcaccccaatcatcaaaaccacttGAATAAGGCATCACAAGCAAAATTACAAGCAACTACACAACTCAAACATGAttaagggaaaagaaaaggttAGTCAGCCATtgtacctcaagacaagagcttgtaATGGTTATACTTCACCTCTCTTTGAAAACTTTGGCTCCCTAAACCTCCCAAGCTCACAACTTACAAGTTAATCGGtgtagttttcttgttttctctcttaATCAAGCAAAACCTAAGATTTATGGAAGCTAttcttctcttgtttttctctcaagaAGATGGTGGACATTAGTTGGTCAATCAAGCCATGGATGACCGCCACTTGTCACAACCAATTtgcatctcaattttttttcttttctcttgttgttttggtcaaaaaatttgCCCACTCCATGCTGAGattgagggagatattttgcaataatattGAGGATATTTGATGGTAGGAAAGTGTTGGTCAAGTGATGTGTCCAATCGAAAGTaaacgatacccgtcggttcgagccgatttttcttaaatcgcgtatactagggttttaacatataattcactaacttattattattacttctattCACACATTATTTTCTCTTCTAAAAGTTACTCTtactcaccaaatttagtacacactctgCACCGATTACTCAAATTACGAAatgacgtaaaaaccctaatttattgTATCGATGAAGGTAAAAAGGGAACCcttgtttttatgattatttgtaaCTATTGGGGTAGTGAATGTATATTAAAGTcattgtaaagtaataaattcgaataaattccaaattaaagggaattttaagaaaaatataaagaattttacggggcctcacactctctcccccttaaaagaatttcgttcacgaaattcatacatgcactcctaaataacgtagggtattttcttctatatccgtttctagctctcaggtctcactgtagccaaaatttagcttaacaatagaaatcacgaatcgtaccttctactatctccgatggttcaggtaatgcctgttggtccaaggcgtacactctagctggcacccttgcttagtccctcctacatttgcttgttcagggtttgGGTGTGACCTACGGGGACaagttgcaagctggtgctcgACACTatcacaccataaacattttcctgcctttcgccaacaatcattctcagtaTGATTGCCTTCCCACAGAACCCACAAGATACTCGAGGGGctgaggtctgacctccttgtgaggcacctcttgcttgctcCCTTCCACGCGAGGTTCCTCTTGGAGTAATTTCCTTAGGTgtccctgaaattttctcaccagcATCTCTTTGACCCaccttagagggtggcatatctaGATTACCTTGTCCCTGCCTTTGACTTCCGCTaggcgcacctctcctttttgcatgaaaagtcctcacttgtgccctagcaatttctattctctgAGCCTTCTCCAAAACTTCCGTAAAAGTGTTAATCTGGGCTGCCGCCAAGGCCTCCtgtatctccacattgagtTCTTGAACAAACCTCCTTATCCTCCTTTGTTCCGTAGCTATCAATtcgggagcaaatttggacaacttCGTAAACTGAGTTTCACACTCAGATACCCTTAAAGTTCCCTGTCGGAGGTTAATAAAATCGTCCTTTCTCTTCTCCTGAACgataggtgggaggtatttctcattaaCTCTCGcataaagttcacccaagtgCATGCTGTCCCCTCTCTTTCCCATTTAgccctaattacattccaccaggccctGGCAGGACCCTCGAACTGAAAAATGGCAAATTGCACTTGCCTATCCTCTGCATAGTTTAACGCTGCA
It contains:
- the LOC113750555 gene encoding uncharacterized protein LOC113750555 is translated as MTNILACLVEQQGQVPRNQPRDDMGQDRALERLQKFSPPKFLGGPDPEGAERLLETMINIFAALNYAEDRQVQFAIFQFEGPARAWWNEKRKDDFINLRQGTLRVSECETQFTKLSKFAPELIATEQRRIRRFVQELNVEIQEALAAAQINTFTEVLEKAQRIEIARVGQRDAGEKISGTPKEITPRGTSRGREQARGASQGGQTSAPRVSCGFCGKAIILRMIVGERQENVYGVIVSSTSLQLVPVGHTQTLNKQM